The genomic DNA CGACGCCCGCGCCAACGAGCTGCTGTCCGAGCGTCGCGCTAAGGTGGCGGCGGACGGTGGTTCGACCGGCGGGGCCAAGAAGACCACTAAGAAGACGACGGCGAAAAAGACCGGCGCCAAGAAGACCACCGCCAAGAAGACCACCGCCAAAAAGAACGGCACCCGCAAGAGCCCGCCGAAGACCACCAAGAACGTGGTCAAGGCTGGCGCGAGAAAGAGGTAGCAGCCCATGCCCGCAGAACTCGGCACCGGACAGTTCGTTCAGGAGACGCTCCGCGGCGTCGAGGCGTTCCTCGCGTCGGTGTCGGTGATGCGGAGCGAGCCGGAGCGCGCCGTCGCCCTGGCCGCCGTGGACGTGGCGGGGGCGGCGAAGCTCTTTGACTGGCGGGGCGTCAGCCGCGTCGTCGAGCCGGCCATCCTGCCCCTGATCGGCGGCGCGGTGCTGCGCTCGAGAAAGCCGCTGGGGCAGAGGCTGGAGAACGCCGCCGCCCTCGCCGGCGGCGCCGTCGCCCAGTGGGGCAAGTCCGCCGGCCCGGACAAGGGGTCCGCGCTGGCCACCGCCGGGGTCATCACGCAGTACGGCGCCTACGCCGCCACCCTGGCCGGCGACCTGGGGGCGAAGCCGAAGTTCACCGGCGCCGCCGTCCGGGGCGCGCTGCTCGCCTCCGGCGCGGCCGTCGCCGCAGCCAAGAACCGGAAGCTCGTGGCCCCAACCCTGCTGGGCGGTGCGGCGATGGTCTACGCCACCGAGGTTGCCAACGACCCGAAGATCCGGGCGCACGGCACCGGCCACACGCCCGGCATCAGCCACGGCGCCAACCTGCTGGTCGCTTCTGAGGCGCTGACCCTGGTCCGTGGTACCTTCCTGCAGGGGAAGCGGGGGTTCGGCGCCAGGTCCGTCGAGGCCGGCGCCCTAGTGCTCTCCTCCCTCGGTCACCTGCTGCTGACCGACGGACTGGCGCGCCGCTAGCTCCGATGCGGACGCCGGTCCTCGCCCTGCTGGTACTGGCCTGTGTCCTGCTGCCCGGCGTCGCGCCGGTCCGGTGGCTGAGTCAGCTACCCCTCATCGCGCATGCGTTGGCGTTTCCAGTGCTCAGCGCCCTTCTTCTGCTGATTCTGGGGATGCTGCTGCGCCGGGCGGGGTGGGCGCTGGCCGGCGTCGCGCTCCTGCTCCTGCCGCAGGGCTGGCCCGCGCTCTCGGACGGCGGTGAGCTCACCGTCGTCAGCTTCAACACCCAGGACTCGCTCAGCGGCGCCGAGCTGGCCGGGCTCATCGACGCCCACGACCCCGACCTCCTCGTCCTGCCGGAGGCGCGGGTGACCGACCCGCCGGCAGGCTACGCGCAGGTGCAGTCGCCGGAGGCGGAAGGCGTCGCGCCGACGGTGCTGCTGATCCATGAGCGGCTCGGCCCGTTCGCCGAGGTCAGCGCGCCGAACGTGACCTGGGGTGCGGTGGCGGTGGAACTGGCCGACGGCACGGTCCTGGCCGGGGTCCACCCCAGCCCACCGGTGCCGGGACAGATGGGCTCGTGGCGGCGCGACCTCGCGCATATCGGGCAGTGGGCCCGCGACCACGACCGGCTCGTCCTTGCCGGGGACTTCAACGCGACGCTGCGCCACGGCCCGATGGCCGCCCTCGACCTCGTCCACGGCGACTGGTGCGGCGGCACCTGGCCGGCCGCGGTACCGCCGCCGCTGGCCAGCCCCATCGACCATGTACTCGTCAGCCCGGACATCGGGGCGGGGGAGTGCCGCACGCAGCGGGTGGGCACCTCTGATCACCGGGCGGTGATCGCGCACGTGGGTTAAGCCACCAGCACCATCACGTACATGGCGAAGACGGCGAGGTGGCCGACGCCGTGCAGGGCGGTGGCCTGGCGGGCGGTGGCGGTCAGCGTCGACAAGCCCAGCGTCATGCCCAGCAGGGTCAGCTCCGCGCCGCTGAGGACGAAGTCCGCCTCGCGGCCGGTGGCGGCCGCCAGCAGCAGCACGACCGGGACGGTCACGCCGACGACGGAGACTAGCGCGCCCAGGGTGAGGTTGGCGACGCGCTGGCCCTGTCCGGACCAGCCGGCGGACAAGGTGGTGAAGGTCTCGGGCAGCAGGATGACGACCGCGATGAGCAGGCCCGCCAGTTCCGGGCGGGGCAGGAGCTCGGTGAACATGGGGGTCATGACCTGCCCGAGGACCACGATCGGAGCGATTGTGGCGATCAGCCACACGGCGTTCGGGAGGGCGGGTTCGTCGGTCGCCGTTTCGGGAGAGGCGTCCGCGAAGTCCGCCCGGTTCGCCCCGAGCTGGCGGTGGAGGAAGACGCCGTAGGTGAGGAGCATCAGCACGGCGATGGCGGTCTGCATGGCCCTACTCGGCGGGGCGGCCAGCAGGACCGGCAGCGCGAAAGCCGCGCCGCCGACGACCAGCAGCATCACCAGGTACTGGGAGACGCCGGCGCCGTTGATCGCCAGGCGGCGGTGCCGGAGCCCACCGATGAGAAAGGCCGCACCCATCACCAGGTTGAGCAGCAGCATCGACGCGGAGAACGTCGAGTCGCGGGCGACGCCCGGGTTGGGCTGGTCGCCGAGGAAGACGCTGGCGACGAGGATGATCTCGATGGCGGTGATCGCGAAGGTCAGCACGAGCGCGCCGTAGGGTTCGCCGAGCCGGCGGGCGAGGGCGTTGGCGCGCTGCATGACGCCGAAGGAGCAGAGGACGATGACCGTGAGGATGGCCGCCAGGGCGACGGGTCCGGAGGGCTGCAGGAGGAGAGCGGCGAGAACGGCCGCCCAGCCGAGGAGAGCAGGCATGGGAATCGAGCTTTCTGCAGGGCCGTCCCTGGCCGGAAGGAACCGGCCGTCCCGGGTCGTCCCGGGGCCGGCGTCGGAGACGGGGCCGAGCCTAGCCGAGTCCCGGCCGCCTGTCAGCTTCCGGCGGCTCCCGCCGGGCGGACCGACGCTCCTAGCGTGCCTGCGTGGGAGGGAGAACCCGCATCACCCAGGTCACGACCCAGCCCACGCCGAACGCGGCGGCGAGGGTGCCCTCCCGCACGCCCACGAAGCCACCGAGAAACACCAGGGCCAGCACCAGCGAGATCAGCACCTGGCCGGTGTCGGCGAGGACCTTGACCCTGCCGAACTCGAAGCGGGGACTGGGGCCGAAGCGGCGCTGCAGCGCGAAGGTCAGCGCCTGGGAGAAGCCGTCGCCCGGCAGGACCAGCAGCCGGGCGTGCACCTGGAAGGCGACGCCGACGCCGACGAGCACGATGCCGGCCAGTGTCAGCGCCCACTGCTGCCAGTAGGCCGTGTATCCCACCCCGAGCCGGTCGAGCGACCAGACCGCCGCGTCAATGAAGGGGCCGAACCACACGAGGCAGATCAGCTGCAGCAGCTGGACCGGCCGGAAGTCGCGGCGCAGAATCAGCGCCTGCAGCGCCAGGAGGGTGACGTTGACGAGGATGGTGGTGGCGCCCAGGCTCAGCCCGCTGATGAGGCTGCCGACCAGCGGCAGGGAGGACACCGGGGTGGTGCCGAGGTCGCTGGCGGTCGACGTCGCGATGCCCAGAGCCATGAGCGCGTGACCAAGCAGAAGCTCCAGGACCTGTCCGGCCAGCCTCATGAACGATCGGCCATCGTCGAACGGATGGGACGCGCCAGCTGCGTCATCTGGTGGCGGCCACGCAGCTCGATGGACTTCATCAGGGTCCAGCGGGCCTGCTCGGCCTCATTCGCGCCGCGCAGGGTGGCGGCGTTGGTGAGGACGCGACCCGGGGTGTCCTTGGCCAGCTCGGTCAGGCGGGCCGCGGTGTTCACGGCGTCACCGATGACGGTGTACTCGAAGCGATCCGCGCCGCCGATGTGCCCGGCGACCACGTGGCCCGCCGCGACCCCGATGCCGGCCTCCAGACGCAGGCCGCGCAGCTCCTGGCGCAGCTCGCGGGCGGTGGTCAGGGCCAGGGAGGTGGCGTCGGAGACCTGCAGGGGGGCGCCGAAGACGGCGAGCGCCGCGTCACCCTGGAACTTGTTGATGACGCCCTTGTTGCGGTGCACGACGGAGACGACGACGTCGAAGAACTTATTCAATTCCTCGACGACCTCCTCCGGGGTGTGGTTGACCGCGAAGGTGGTCGAGCCGATGACGTCGATGAACAGGACGGCGACGCGGCGGTCCTCGCCGCCGAGCTCCGGGTTCTCGTCGAGGGCGCGTTCGGCGACCTCGGTGCCGACGTAGCGGCCGAAGAGGTCGCGCACGCGCTGTCGGTCCTTGAGCCCGCGCATCATCTCGTTGAAGCCGGCCTGGAGTACGCCGATCTCGGAGCCGTCATAGATGTCGACCTCGACCTCGGTGTCGCCGCGGCGGACGCGATTGATGGCCGTCTGCAGCTCCAGGATCGGGTCGGTGACCGAGACGGTCACCAGGGAGGTACCGACGTAGCCGGTGATCAGGGCCGTTGCCGCCAGGGCGATGATCGCGGGCAGGATGTCGACGGCGTTGCTGGTGAAGTAGCCGAAGCGGTGGCCCAGGATCATCAGGACGATGCCCGCGACCGGGGCCGCGGTGGTCATCACCCAGGTCACGCGCAGGCGCTGCTTGATCGGCGGCTCCAGGGTGGAGTCCTCGAAGCGGCGGGCCAGCGCGGAGGCGGCGACCGGGCGGACGATACGTTCGGCCTGCAGGTACGTCAGCAGCACCACGACCATCGCCGCCAGGGCGATGCCGACGCCGGTGATCAGCGCGAGGCGGCCGCTGGCGGTCCAGGCGACCGCCACCGCGATGACGATGCCGAGCGCCCAGATCGCCGCGCACACCGCGGCCTGGTAGACCGGCAGCCGCATGACGAGGTTGCGGACCATGTTGGGGTCGTGTCCGTCGGGATCGCGCTGCCACTCCAGCACCGGCCGGAACAGCTGGAAGGTCACCACCGCGCCGATGATGACGGCGAAGGCCAGGTAGGAGGTGCCGATGGCGTTGAGCGTCGTGGTATCCAGGCTGACGTCCCCGTAACCGACGGCCGGCACGAGGTAGCGCAGAAACAGCATGATCGCGATGGCGCCGATGAGGTTGGCCCCCAGCACAAGGGCGGCGTACAGCGGCCAGGAGGTGCCCCACAGCCACTTCAGTCCCCGCATCAGTCTGTCCATGGTGTTCAACTCTATCCCGCCGACGTTGCCGGGGTGTGCTGTTGTCTCAGTAGGCTGTGGAGCGTGCCTACCCCCACAAAGACCCGTTCCGTCTCCGAGCGCCTCGCCGACACGCCGACCGTGCGCGAGGTCGTCCTGTCCGCGGCGGCGGCCGCCCGGGGGGTCACCGCTCATCCCGGGGGCGGGGACATTTCCAGCCACGCCATGACCCACTCGTGGGTGCTGACGGGCCCGCCCGGCTCCGGCCGCTCCATCGTCGCGCAGTGCTTCGCCGCCGCGCTGGTGTGCGAGATGCCGGGCGGGGAGATCGGCTGCGGCCGCTGCCCGTCCTGCCTCGACGCCTTCGGCGACTCGCACACCGACGTCGTCCACGTCATCCCGACGGAACTGTCGATCTCGAAGTCGGTCGTCGACAAGCTCGTCGATGACGCGCACCGCCTGCCGACGGTCGCGCAGTACCGCGTCATCATCGTCGAGGACGCGGACCGCTTCACCGGCGAGGCCGCGGACGCCTTCCTCAAGACCGTGGAGGAGCCGCCCGCGACGACGGTGATCCTCATGTGCGCCCCGTCCATCGACCCGGCGGACTTCTCGCAGACGCTGCGCTCACGCTGCCGCCACCTGTACGTGCCCTCGCCGTCGACCGGGGAGATCGTGCGCATCCTCGTCGAGGAGGAGGGGGCGACGGAGGAGGTCGCCCGGCTGGCCGCGGTGACCTCGCTGCACCATGTCGGCCGCGCCCGCCGGCTCGTCCGTTCCACGGAAGCGCAGAAGCGACGCGCCCTGGCAATCCAGCTGGCGGAGCTGATCTACCAGGGTGACCAGGCTTTTCAGGCGGTCGGTTCCCTGGTCAAGGCAGTGAAGAAGGAGGCGGAGACCTCGCACACCGAGGAGGAGGAACGCGAGCGCGAGAAGCTCGAACGCGCGCTCGGCATGGGCGGCAAGGGCAAGGGCGTGGCGAGGGCGACCCGGGGCGCCGCCGGCACCCTCAAGGATCTGGAGGAGCGGCAGAAGAAGCGCCGCACCCGCTACCAGCGCGACATCTACGACCTCGTGCTCGTCGACCTGACCGGCGTCTACCGCGACGCCCTGATGGTCAAGACCGGCGCCGCCGTCGCACTGACCCATCCGGACTTCGAGGGACAGGCGCACGAGATCGCCGCGCGCACCTCGGTGGAGGGGCTGGTGCAGTGCCTCGACGCGATTTCGCTGTGCCGGGCGCGCTTCGGACAGAACGTCCAGCCCCAGATCGCGCTCGACGGCATGGTCGGCGCCATCCGGATCGCCCTGGACGCCCACTGATTTTTAGTTGCCCCGGGCCTCGGGTAGAATCACCCATCGGTACTGCACCGCCGCCTTAGCTCAGTCGGTAGAGCGTTTCACTCGTAATGAAAAGGTCACGAGTTCGATTCTCGTAGGCGGCTCCACAACACCCCT from Corynebacterium guangdongense includes the following:
- a CDS encoding DNA polymerase III subunit delta', which encodes MPTPTKTRSVSERLADTPTVREVVLSAAAAARGVTAHPGGGDISSHAMTHSWVLTGPPGSGRSIVAQCFAAALVCEMPGGEIGCGRCPSCLDAFGDSHTDVVHVIPTELSISKSVVDKLVDDAHRLPTVAQYRVIIVEDADRFTGEAADAFLKTVEEPPATTVILMCAPSIDPADFSQTLRSRCRHLYVPSPSTGEIVRILVEEEGATEEVARLAAVTSLHHVGRARRLVRSTEAQKRRALAIQLAELIYQGDQAFQAVGSLVKAVKKEAETSHTEEEEREREKLERALGMGGKGKGVARATRGAAGTLKDLEERQKKRRTRYQRDIYDLVLVDLTGVYRDALMVKTGAAVALTHPDFEGQAHEIAARTSVEGLVQCLDAISLCRARFGQNVQPQIALDGMVGAIRIALDAH
- a CDS encoding endonuclease/exonuclease/phosphatase family protein, whose protein sequence is MLSALLLLILGMLLRRAGWALAGVALLLLPQGWPALSDGGELTVVSFNTQDSLSGAELAGLIDAHDPDLLVLPEARVTDPPAGYAQVQSPEAEGVAPTVLLIHERLGPFAEVSAPNVTWGAVAVELADGTVLAGVHPSPPVPGQMGSWRRDLAHIGQWARDHDRLVLAGDFNATLRHGPMAALDLVHGDWCGGTWPAAVPPPLASPIDHVLVSPDIGAGECRTQRVGTSDHRAVIAHVG
- a CDS encoding calcium:proton antiporter → MPALLGWAAVLAALLLQPSGPVALAAILTVIVLCSFGVMQRANALARRLGEPYGALVLTFAITAIEIILVASVFLGDQPNPGVARDSTFSASMLLLNLVMGAAFLIGGLRHRRLAINGAGVSQYLVMLLVVGGAAFALPVLLAAPPSRAMQTAIAVLMLLTYGVFLHRQLGANRADFADASPETATDEPALPNAVWLIATIAPIVVLGQVMTPMFTELLPRPELAGLLIAVVILLPETFTTLSAGWSGQGQRVANLTLGALVSVVGVTVPVVLLLAAATGREADFVLSGAELTLLGMTLGLSTLTATARQATALHGVGHLAVFAMYVMVLVA
- a CDS encoding YczE/YyaS/YitT family protein, whose protein sequence is MRLAGQVLELLLGHALMALGIATSTASDLGTTPVSSLPLVGSLISGLSLGATTILVNVTLLALQALILRRDFRPVQLLQLICLVWFGPFIDAAVWSLDRLGVGYTAYWQQWALTLAGIVLVGVGVAFQVHARLLVLPGDGFSQALTFALQRRFGPSPRFEFGRVKVLADTGQVLISLVLALVFLGGFVGVREGTLAAAFGVGWVVTWVMRVLPPTQAR
- a CDS encoding adenylate/guanylate cyclase domain-containing protein, producing MDRLMRGLKWLWGTSWPLYAALVLGANLIGAIAIMLFLRYLVPAVGYGDVSLDTTTLNAIGTSYLAFAVIIGAVVTFQLFRPVLEWQRDPDGHDPNMVRNLVMRLPVYQAAVCAAIWALGIVIAVAVAWTASGRLALITGVGIALAAMVVVLLTYLQAERIVRPVAASALARRFEDSTLEPPIKQRLRVTWVMTTAAPVAGIVLMILGHRFGYFTSNAVDILPAIIALAATALITGYVGTSLVTVSVTDPILELQTAINRVRRGDTEVEVDIYDGSEIGVLQAGFNEMMRGLKDRQRVRDLFGRYVGTEVAERALDENPELGGEDRRVAVLFIDVIGSTTFAVNHTPEEVVEELNKFFDVVVSVVHRNKGVINKFQGDAALAVFGAPLQVSDATSLALTTARELRQELRGLRLEAGIGVAAGHVVAGHIGGADRFEYTVIGDAVNTAARLTELAKDTPGRVLTNAATLRGANEAEQARWTLMKSIELRGRHQMTQLARPIRSTMADRS